The following proteins are encoded in a genomic region of Arachis stenosperma cultivar V10309 chromosome 4, arast.V10309.gnm1.PFL2, whole genome shotgun sequence:
- the LOC130973401 gene encoding uncharacterized protein LOC130973401, with amino-acid sequence MEATPNTQQQEDDDIVCLDASFFLNDNYQLTNFTFGSQDIQLFCLQSASTDFDLTGQLVWPGAMLLNDYLSKNVEMLQGCTAIELGSGVGITGILCSRFCHKVVMTDHNEEVLKILNKNIELHSCSDNTSPSSRGLFASKLEWGNSDQINDILQNHPGGFDLVLGADICFQQSSVPMLFNTVEQLLWAGEGRRCKFILAYVSRTKTMDSMIIIEASKHQMQMKEVPGTRRIVGNLEGVIYEITLGSKH; translated from the exons ATGGAAGCAACACCAAACACACAACAACAAGAGGATGATGATATCGTTTGCTTAGATGCGTCCTTCTTCCTCAATGACAA TTACCAGCTTACGAACTTCACATTTGGATCCCAAGACATTCAGCTCTTCTGTCTCCAATCCGCTTCAA CTGATTTTGATTTGACAGGGCAGCTGGTATGGCCGGGAGCCATGCTGCTAAATGATTATCTTTCAAAGAATGTTGAAATGCTGCAGGGCTGCACTGCCATCGAATTGGGTTCTGGTGTTG GTATTACTGGAATACTTTGCAGCAGATTCTGCCATAAAGTTGTGATGACGGATCATAATGAAGAAGTGCTAAAG attttaaataaaaatatagagcTCCATTCATGTTCCGACAATACTAGTCCTTCTTCTCGCG GATTATTTGCCAGTAAACTGGAATGGGGGAACTCTGATCAGATCAATGACATTTTACAAAATCATCCAGGAGGTTTTGACCTTGTCCTTGGAGCTGACATCT GTTTTCAGCAGTCAAGCGTCCCTATGCTATTCAATACTGTTGAACAACTATTGTGGGCTGGAGAGGGCAGGAGATGCAAATTCATACTAGCCTATGTATCACGAACTAAGAC CATGGATTCAATGATTATTATCGAAGCCTCTAAGCACCAGATGCAGATGAAAGAAGTGCCTGGAACTCGGCGCATTGTCGGAAATCTTGAAGGAGTCATCTACGAAATTACACTCGGATCAAAgcattaa
- the LOC130977100 gene encoding Holliday junction resolvase MOC1, chloroplastic-like isoform X2, with amino-acid sequence MESLQLTQDWHSTHFSFMNSLSSQLKLKPIQVKAFSAAAAASSSQIRRCGKAKASDAQLKENWLSSLSYPLLSEDTQQHQSDASNFKWVLGIDPDVSGAVALLKTQHSHSDSAPQVFDSPFVQILVGKRTRRRLDAKSIVQLVRSFDAPVGTTAYIEQSLPYPQDGKQGWWSGGFGYGLWIGILVASGFSVVPVPSFTWKAKFELSGNRSTKNWYQIARKGECDITSDLYLSMSRTCSAPPCVVLSTEKIEENSKRFFKLSRGTVIESSIGKSLDARTHLLHAMNCKEGKMMTAGELRLHYFHHWNPC; translated from the exons ATGGAATCCCTGCAATTGACTCAAGACTGGCACTCAACTCATTTCAGTTTCATGAACAGCCTCTCTTCTCAACTCAAACTCAAACCCATCCAAGTTAAGGCCTTctctgctgctgctgctgcttcttcttctcaaaTCAGAAGATGCGGAAAGGCGAAGGCCTCCGATGCTCAACTGAAAGAGAATTGGCTGTCTTCACTGTCTTACCCTCTTTTGAGTGAAGACACACAGCAACACCAAAGTGATGCCTCCAACTTTAAATGGGTTCTTGGAATCGACCCTGACGTCTCTGGCGCTGTGGCGCTCTTGAAAACTCAACATTCTCATTCTGATTCTGCGCCTCAG GTATTCGATTCCCCTTTTGTGCAAATACTTGTTGGGAAAAGAACTCGAAGACGGTTAGATGCGAAATCCATTGTTCAGTTGGTTCGTAGTTTTGATGCTCCAGTTG GAACCACTGCATACATAGAGCAATCACTCCCTTATCCACAAGATGGAAAACAG GGCTGGTGGAGTGGAGGATTCGGATATGGACTGTGGATTGGGATCTTAGTTGCTTCAGGATTTTCTGTTGTTCCGGTGCCATCTTTTACTTGGAAAGCAAAATTTGAACTCTCTGGAAACCGGTCCACAAAG AACTGGTATCAAATAGCTAGAAAAGGTGAATGTGACATTACGAGTGACCTGTATTTGAGCATGAGCAGAACGTGTAGTGCTCCTCCTTGTGTTGTGTTATCTACtgagaaaatagaagaaaacaGTAAAAGGTTCTTCAAGCTCTCGAGAG GAACTGTGATTGAAAGTTCTATTGGAAAATCACTGGATGCACGCACGCATCTGCTGCATGCTATGAATTGTAAGGAGGGCAAAAT GATGACAGCAGGAGAGTTGCGTCTACATTATTTCCATCACTGGAATCCCTGTTGA
- the LOC130976070 gene encoding strigolactone esterase D14-like — MVTPEKKNLSTALNARTIQSSLGTKTIILCHGFGTDQSIWDKIIPLLLAENYSIVLFDWPFSGAVEDKSLYEHSKYTSSFESYADAFITVMDEMGLKDIIFVGHSMAAMIGCIASTQRPNLFKKLVLLCASPRYINDEDYEGGFEREDVEQLISTIEVQFEEWVSAYAPIAVGPNDSDAVDKFRSCLKNMGAQVAVSLAKTVFHSDNRKILQNVETPCTIIQSSNDAAIPVSVGHFLKKMIKGVSALEFIDMTGHFPQLTAPHELAQLLKAVVEFGPPQIRLINFGIRAR; from the exons ATGGTGACACCAGAAAAAAAGAACCTCTCAACAGCTTTAAATGCCAGGACCATACAGTCATCGTTAGGGACCAAAACCATAATTTTATGTCACGGATTTGGTACAGACCAATCGATTTGGGACAAAATCATTCCTCTTTTGTTAGCTGAAAATTACAGTATAGTTTTGTTTGATTGGCCCTTTTCTGGAGCTGTTGAAGATAAGAGCCTCTATGAGCACTCCAAATACACATCCTCCTTTGAATCTTATGCTGATGCTTTTATCACTGTTATGGATGAGATGGGTCTCAAAGATATCATTTTTGTTGGGCATTCCATGGCTGCTATGATCGGTTGCATTGCCTCCACTCAAAGACCTAACTTATTCAAGAAACTCGTTCTTCTTTGTGCTTCCCCAAG GTACATAAATGATGAGGACTATGAAGGTGGGTTTGAGAGGGAAGACGTTGAGCAGTTAATATCAACAATAGAGGTGCAGTTTGAAGAGTGGGTTTCAGCATACGCTCCAATTGCAGTGGGTCCCAACGACTCTGACGCCGTTGACAAATTTCGAAGCTGCTTGAAAAACATGGGCGCACAAGTGGCGGTGTCCTTGGCCAAGACCGTGTTTCATAGCGACAACAGAAAGATACTGCAAAACGTTGAGACGCCATGCACCATCATTCAGTCAAGTAACGACGCCGCCATTCCGGTGAGCGTAGGGCACTTCTTGAAGAAGATGATCAAAGGGGTCTCTGCTTTGGAGTTCATAGACATGACTGGCCATTTTCCTCAGCTTACTGCACCCCATGAGCTGGCTCAGCTGCTCAAAGCTGTTGTGGAGTTTGGTCCTCCACAAATTCGATTAATAAACTTTGGAATCCGGGCTAGATAG
- the LOC130977100 gene encoding Holliday junction resolvase MOC1, chloroplastic-like isoform X3: protein MESLQLTQDWHSTHFSFMNSLSSQLKLKPIQVKAFSAAAAASSSQIRRCGKAKASDAQLKENWLSSLSYPLLSEDTQQHQSDASNFKWVLGIDPDVSGAVALLKTQHSHSDSAPQVFDSPFVQILVGKRTRRRLDAKSIVQLVRSFDAPVGTTAYIEQSLPYPQDGKQGWWSGGFGYGLWIGILVASGFSVVPVPSFTWKAKFELSGNRSTKDDSRRVASTLFPSLESLLSRKKDHGRAEALLIAAYGKDQNNVNNLGSSCDAILEKLS from the exons ATGGAATCCCTGCAATTGACTCAAGACTGGCACTCAACTCATTTCAGTTTCATGAACAGCCTCTCTTCTCAACTCAAACTCAAACCCATCCAAGTTAAGGCCTTctctgctgctgctgctgcttcttcttctcaaaTCAGAAGATGCGGAAAGGCGAAGGCCTCCGATGCTCAACTGAAAGAGAATTGGCTGTCTTCACTGTCTTACCCTCTTTTGAGTGAAGACACACAGCAACACCAAAGTGATGCCTCCAACTTTAAATGGGTTCTTGGAATCGACCCTGACGTCTCTGGCGCTGTGGCGCTCTTGAAAACTCAACATTCTCATTCTGATTCTGCGCCTCAG GTATTCGATTCCCCTTTTGTGCAAATACTTGTTGGGAAAAGAACTCGAAGACGGTTAGATGCGAAATCCATTGTTCAGTTGGTTCGTAGTTTTGATGCTCCAGTTG GAACCACTGCATACATAGAGCAATCACTCCCTTATCCACAAGATGGAAAACAG GGCTGGTGGAGTGGAGGATTCGGATATGGACTGTGGATTGGGATCTTAGTTGCTTCAGGATTTTCTGTTGTTCCGGTGCCATCTTTTACTTGGAAAGCAAAATTTGAACTCTCTGGAAACCGGTCCACAAAG GATGACAGCAGGAGAGTTGCGTCTACATTATTTCCATCACTGGAATCCCTGTTGAGTAGGAAGAAAGATCATG GAAGGGCAGAGGCTTTACTAATTGCTGCATATGGGAAAGATCAGAATAATGTTAATAACTTGGGATCATCTTGTGACGCTATCTTAGAGAAATTGTCTTGA
- the LOC130977100 gene encoding uncharacterized protein LOC130977100 isoform X1, translating into MESLQLTQDWHSTHFSFMNSLSSQLKLKPIQVKAFSAAAAASSSQIRRCGKAKASDAQLKENWLSSLSYPLLSEDTQQHQSDASNFKWVLGIDPDVSGAVALLKTQHSHSDSAPQVFDSPFVQILVGKRTRRRLDAKSIVQLVRSFDAPVGTTAYIEQSLPYPQDGKQGWWSGGFGYGLWIGILVASGFSVVPVPSFTWKAKFELSGNRSTKNWYQIARKGECDITSDLYLSMSRTCSAPPCVVLSTEKIEENSKRFFKLSRVPSSFPSFTGTVIESSIGKSLDARTHLLHAMNCKEGKMMTAGELRLHYFHHWNPC; encoded by the exons ATGGAATCCCTGCAATTGACTCAAGACTGGCACTCAACTCATTTCAGTTTCATGAACAGCCTCTCTTCTCAACTCAAACTCAAACCCATCCAAGTTAAGGCCTTctctgctgctgctgctgcttcttcttctcaaaTCAGAAGATGCGGAAAGGCGAAGGCCTCCGATGCTCAACTGAAAGAGAATTGGCTGTCTTCACTGTCTTACCCTCTTTTGAGTGAAGACACACAGCAACACCAAAGTGATGCCTCCAACTTTAAATGGGTTCTTGGAATCGACCCTGACGTCTCTGGCGCTGTGGCGCTCTTGAAAACTCAACATTCTCATTCTGATTCTGCGCCTCAG GTATTCGATTCCCCTTTTGTGCAAATACTTGTTGGGAAAAGAACTCGAAGACGGTTAGATGCGAAATCCATTGTTCAGTTGGTTCGTAGTTTTGATGCTCCAGTTG GAACCACTGCATACATAGAGCAATCACTCCCTTATCCACAAGATGGAAAACAG GGCTGGTGGAGTGGAGGATTCGGATATGGACTGTGGATTGGGATCTTAGTTGCTTCAGGATTTTCTGTTGTTCCGGTGCCATCTTTTACTTGGAAAGCAAAATTTGAACTCTCTGGAAACCGGTCCACAAAG AACTGGTATCAAATAGCTAGAAAAGGTGAATGTGACATTACGAGTGACCTGTATTTGAGCATGAGCAGAACGTGTAGTGCTCCTCCTTGTGTTGTGTTATCTACtgagaaaatagaagaaaacaGTAAAAGGTTCTTCAAGCTCTCGAGAG TTCCTTCCTCTTTCCCCTCTTTCACAGGAACTGTGATTGAAAGTTCTATTGGAAAATCACTGGATGCACGCACGCATCTGCTGCATGCTATGAATTGTAAGGAGGGCAAAAT GATGACAGCAGGAGAGTTGCGTCTACATTATTTCCATCACTGGAATCCCTGTTGA